A stretch of Babylonia areolata isolate BAREFJ2019XMU chromosome 23, ASM4173473v1, whole genome shotgun sequence DNA encodes these proteins:
- the LOC143297605 gene encoding DEP domain-containing protein 7-like has translation MASSDSASGQPSRANSFNIETTMPLRESKTSLGPFRATQIWNEMIQHLKSKVELKRRRHKMRYYDNCFTGTDAVDVILHYLLSDRETFSADLSREKAVKVCQLLMSRKAFEPVGCRQGDTTKHTFEDSGGKLYCFPVSVQDVENMPPAEDSDDDSLYEDSDNALTSDSKRFSLPLESLSETRRQRDREADTRSVTSLTSDSSSSILLPESDPPDKVPSISKDVIEETWREIALAQLTTLIDLTFLDGVLAQDKPSKRQQQHHNLIISNIVAKNWHRPLTQSLINLDQVGLHPEEESVIQRAIACIECLPKGASLLAEHSFLGNDSNTKRQAFDILRKHYSGVGETILPGRFFDLHMAVLNLILQQQQRQAVKALRLDMVLLPLPVKEELHRLLLFMAALALDTSLVLDPMDSNEVVALRAFSDAIFQHKLLAPNLGSILVQFMMQHLHKVFTVPSSLRDRVSHKLYQIKTGNQVPSLDTAFCERVSQAEYARQARDCTQEGLIAMVNGILDDTRMTLKEKKQRLKQFQKCYPTLYEEHFSGML, from the exons GCCCTTTCAGAGCGACACAGATATGGAATGAGATGATCCAGCACTTGAAGAGTAAAGTAGAACTGAAGAGGAGGCGACACAAGATGCGTTACTATGACAACTGCTTCACGggcacagatgcagtggatgtCATTTTGCACTACCTGCTGAGTGACAGGGAGACATTTTCTGCTGACCTTTCCAGGGAGAAAGCTGTCAAG GTGTGTCAGCTGTTGATGTCCCGCAAGGCCTTTGAGCCAGTGGGTTGTCGTCAGGGCGATACCACCAAGCACACGTTTGAGGACAGCGGGGGCAAGCTGTACTGTTTCCCTGTCAGTGTCCAGGATGTGGAAAACATGCCTCCTGCTGAAGACTCAGATGATGACTCCTTGTATGAAGACAGCGACAATGCTCTGACCTCTGACAGCAAACG gttcaGTCTGCCCCTGGAGTCACTGTCAGAGACCCGCAGGCAGAGGGACCGGGAGGCGGACACCAGGAGTGTGACCTCACTGACCTCAGACAGCTCCAGCTCCATACTGCTGCCTGAGTCTGACCCCCCAGACAAAGTCCCCAGTATTTCTAAAGATG TGATTGAAGAGACATGGCGAGAGATAGCTCTGGCCCAGCTGACGACCCTGATTGACCTGACCTTCCTGGATGGGGTGCTGGCCCAGGACAAGCCCAGCAAGCGTCAGCAGCAGCACCACAACCTGATCATCTCCAACATCGTGGCCAAGAACTGGCACAGGCCCCTCACCCAGAGTCTGATCAACCTGGACCAGGTGGGGCTGCACCCTGAGGAGGAGAGCGTCATACAGCGCGCCATCGCCTGCATTGAGTGTCTGCCTAAAG GAGCGTCCCTGTTGGCAGAGCACAGCTTTCTGGGAAACGACAGCAACACGAAGCGCCAGGCGTTTGACATTCTGCGCAAGCACTACAGCGGTGTTGGGGAGACGATCTTGCCGGGTCGGTTCTTTGACCTGCACATGGCAGTGCTGAACCTGatcctgcagcagcagcagcggcaggcgGTGAAGGCCCTCAGGCTGGACATGGTGCTGCTGCCCCTGCCCGTCAAGGAGGAGCTGCACAGACTGCTGCTCTTCATGGCTGCCCTCGCCCTTGACACCTCCCTTGTCCTCGAccccatg gACTCCAATGAAGTGGTGGCACTGCGGGCGTTTTCTGACGCCATCTTCCAGCACAAGCTGTTGGCGCCGAACCTGGGCTCCATCCTGGTGCAGTTCATGATGCAGCACCTGCACAAGGTGTTCACCGTGCCCTCCAGCCTCAGGGACAGGGTCTCCCACAAACTCTATCAGATCAAAACCGGCAACCAGGTGCCCAGCTTGG ACACGGCGTTCTGCGAGCGCGTGTCCCAGGCAGAGTATGCCCGGCAGGCAAGGGACTGCACCCAGGAGGGCCTGATCGCCATGGTGAACGGCATCCTGGATGACACCCGCATGACCCTGAAGGAGAAGAAACAGCGCCTCAAACAGTTCCAGAAGTGCTACCCCACACTGTACGAGGAACACTTCTCTGGAATGCTCTGA